The region GTGAAGAGCACACCATATCTCTTGACTTCACTCCGTCTTTCCTTGATAAGAAAGGGTCCAAAATAGTCCACTGCACAATACGAGAATGGTGGAGAAGGCTCAACTCTTTCTTCTGGAAGATCTGCCATCTTTTGTTGGAGGGGCTGTCCTCGCAATCGTCGACATGTCACACAGGACGAGATGCATTGTGAAACTGCAGACACTCCTCCTATCACCCAGTATCCTCTCTGACGTAGCTCATTATGAGTAATGCCTCTACCACTATGTTGGGTCCTGTGATGAGCATCTCGGATCAGCAGTGTTGTGACATGACTCTTACGAGGAATAATCACTGGATGTCTAATGTTACTGGACAAATTGGCGCGGTGTATCCGGCCGCCGACTCTAATCACCCCGTCATCATCTAGAAACGGGTCCAATCTGAAGAGGGCACTGGTTTTCTTCAGTGCCGCATTTCGAGTAGGTACTTCATGTCTACTCATTTCTCCTGTCTTATCTAGTTCTTTAAGAATCTGCAGCTCCTGCGGGAAGTTTTCTTGTTGTAAACCTCTAATGATGACCTTCTCAGCTTCCTGTAGCTCACTCACTGTCACAACCTTAGGGATCGTTGCTTCCACTGATCTAGACCTCGTTCTGGTATGCTGGTTAGCCCTTTTCTTCAGACTCGTCTTCAGCTGTATACATCTGGCTACTGCCTTCTTGGCAAAGTGCCAACTGGAGAAGCAATTCAAACGGTTGGATTCAAATTGCCCTGTACTGACCTTGGTGGTTGCTTCTGTTCTCAGGACTGAGGCATGCTTCACCTCTGGGTCGTGGTCATCTACCGTACATGGATCATCTCCTGGGGGTGCAAACAAACCATCATTCCACAGGAAATCTGGGCCTCGAAACCAGCAGTGGCTAGAAGTGAGCTCCTTTGCTGAGATTCCTCGAGAAGCTCCATCAGCAGGATTCTCCTTGGTATCAACATAGTACCATGCATCAGGGTCAGTCTGCTCTCGGATTGTCTGAACTCTGTTGGCAACGAAGATATGAAACCGCCTggcttcattttttatgtatcCAAGAACAACCTTACTGTCTGTCCAGAAGAACTCCTTCACAGAATCGTATTCCAGTTCCGACTTCAGGAATGTGCTGCTCTTGGCTGACAATGTTGCTGCTGTTAGCTCCAATCTTGGAATGGTAATTGGTCTCAATGGAGTAACTCGGGCCTTTCCGATTACGAATGAACAATGCACTTTGTCATCCTCATTGATGAGACGGAGATATGAACATTGCCCATACCCATCCTGACTGGCATCAGAGAAATGGTGGACTTCTACCTGCTTGACTTTGCCGAACCTACTTGGTTTGTAGCATCTCTTGAGTTGGAGGTCACCTAGATGCTGGAGATCAAGCAGCCATTTCTCCCATTCTGAACGCTGTTCATCGGTCATAGATTCGTCCCAGTCCATGTTCTGTTTGCACATAGCTTGGAGAATCCTCTTGCCTTTAAGAACTACTGGACCAAGAAAGCCGCTTGGATCATAGATTGAACTGATCGATGAGAGAACACCTCGTCTGGAGAATGAGTTCGCCTTCACCTGCACCCTGAAGTTGAAGGTGTCTATCTCAATGTTCCAGGACACTCCTAGGACTCTTTCCAGCACAAGCTTGTCGACATCTAAATCCAGGTCTTGCAGGCTTTTTGCTCGTTCATCTGCTGGAAAGCTTTTCAGAACTTCTCTGCTGTTAGACACAATCTTGTGCAATTTCAGTCCTGATTTTGCACAGATTGCTTGACTGTTTTTCAGCAGCTGCACAGCCTCTTCCGCAGTAGGTCGTGAACTAAGACCGTCATCTACGTAGAAGTCTCTGCGAATGAACTCTGCTGCACTTGAACCGAACTCTTCTTCGCCATCTGTTGCTGCCCTTCTCAGTCCAAAGTTACTGCATCCTGGAGAACTAGCTGCTCCGAAGAGATGAACCTTCATCCGGTATTCAATAGCTTCCTTTGTTTCGTCACCGCCTTCATACCACAGGAACCGCAGCAAGTTCCGGTCTTCTTCATTTACGTAGAACTGAAGGAACATTCCTTTCACATCAGCCATGAAGGCAACTTCTTCCTTTCGGAATCGGCACAGAACACCAAGTAGTCCATTCATCAGGTCAGGACCTTGCAGAAGATGATCATTCAAGGATACGCCTTCAAATTTTGCTGAACAGTCGAATACAACACGGATTTTGTCAGGCTTGTGAGGATGGTACACCCCTGTGTGCGGAATATAGTTTACTCTGCCATCTCGCACCTTTAAGCAGTCATCTGGTACTCGTTCTGCGTAGTTGGTGATTACATCATCCATGAAGGTCTTGTAGTCATCCAGAAACTTCTGGTTCTTCCTAAATCTTGCAGATAGCTGTCTCCATCTTTTAACAGCAAGAATCTTGTTGTCAGGAAAGGTCACCTGATCTGACTTCAAGGGCAAGGGCATTTGGTAGTGTCCATCACTTCTCTTGCGGATTCCATTCTCCAAGATTGTCATGAACCTTGTTTCTTTCACTGAGAGTGGAGCTCCTTTTGGACTTGTCATTTGGAAGTCTCGTTCCAAGATCTTCAGTACAGACTCTGGTGCAAACACTTCCTTTGCTTGGCTTGAGTGCACCAAGTGGGGATATCCTTCACTTGTCTGAATCCTGTGGCAGACGGCATCATCACTTTGAGAACTCTGACATACTCTGCCGACAACGCCCCATCCGAGTGAGGTTTTCATCGCATACGGGTCGTCTTCTGCACCAGCGAGTACTTCTCGGGGTCGAATTGCTCTAGGACAGTTGTTTCCTATGAGCAAGGAAACCTTAATTGACGGGTTGTATGGCATCAACTCATCTGCGATTGGTGCTAGATGCCTCCATTTCCTCAGAACTTCTGCCTTGGGAATTTGTGACCGCTTGGCCGGAACCTCTTGTCTGGTGTAGCAGGACGGGAGTTGGACAACTGTAGACTTCTGGAAGTCCAAGACCTCAAGACCACTAATCTTTTGACAGCTAATGCGAGCACTCTCGTGCATTATTGTCAGCAAAAGATCAGTCTCAGGTCCTTTAACACCCATTCTGTCGCAAAGACCACTGGAGACAAATCCAACATTGGACTGGTCGTCGAGGATCGCATATTCCAGGAATTCCCTTGATGGATCATCAGCTTGCCTCACCCAAACCGGCACAATCATACAATGGTCCTTTCCATCTTGGTCAGGAAGATCGCAGATGTTGGTACAGTTTGAGCTAGCCGATGATTTTTCTATCTTCTGTCGGTGTAGGCATGTCAAGTGGTTTCCCTTACACCTTTTACATTCCCGGCGTTGCTTGCAGTCCTTCCCAAGGTGGTTGCTACTTTGGCCACATCCCATACACAGATACTTCTTGAAGAAGAACGTCTTCTTATCCTTGTAGTAGATCTGCTTGAACTCTGGGCAGTCATCGATGTGATGGTCCTTATCACAGTAAGGACATGACGAATACTCCTTTCCATGTGCGGCTGTTGTAGACAGTGACCGACCTTGAAAGGTCTTCCCTTTCGGAGGTGCTGACTTTACTTTCGCCTCTTCTAACCTGGTGTATTCCAACTCTGGAATGTTGGCCACTTCTGCTGCACTGGTGACGAAGTCTACAAATCTGGCAAAGGTAGGGTAACTGCCATATCCACATCCTGACTGGACGACACAAGTTGTCCGTTCGATTGTTATTGTGACTGCCTTCGTAAAACTTTCTACGAAGGAGTTTCGTCTACTTATGTCCAACTATTGTTATTCACAAGGCACAAGGAATCAATCAATGCTGGACTCGActtgttgaaataaaacaaactttcgCTTTATTCAGTTAATCTCCAACACTGGTGACAAACTTCAGTCGTACTTTCAGTTATACTTCTATGCACCTTCAGATAACAATctgtaatgataatgaataaacaaacaataataaacaaatgttTCATATTGAAATCATGTCGATAACTAAATCTAAGTTAGTACAATTACGATTACATATGATTAAATGAGAATCAATCTGACACTAATATAAGTGATCAACATACACTTGTACTATTATACCTTATAACATTAACCTAAATTAAGAGAGTACAAAATATACAAGGAATAAAGTTAATCTGGCGATTAAATCCTTGTATGAACACATCTACACTCACTTTGTGCTGTGCACTACTAAGTATCCTACCCAATAGATATTGGCCGTGTGAACATAACTACATGCCAACACAGTCATTCATTCAAGGTTTCTCCCTAAATCACTCCCAGAGGAAAGGTCTTTCTCTCCACGAAAGTTATGGTTTTGTTCTTAATAACAAATTGGCCATGTACGAACAGTAATCTACATTATCACAAGTTAAACATGAAACTAAATAAGTAACTCTTTAGAGATGATTAGAgtataataagaaaacaaactAGTAATAGTTCCTACTATTACACTAACTCAGCTTATAACAAAACAGCATAACATTATTCTATCTTAAGATTAAAGTTAAACCAGattaaaatacaaatgtgaaCAAGCCCTGCATTTATAACGTGCAGTAACTTATCTACTCAAAAGAGAAAGTAAAAAGGGATGAATGTGAAAGGGGCCACATTCCAAAGTAATCATTCATAGACACTGCTTCTACTGGATTAGCAGAAAACAGACTCTCTTTGTTTCCCAATGAAACTAGACTTCTTGCTTTATGTATAATTACACCCAAATAATTCATTGAATACTAGTATTACAAACTTCTACATCTTAGAACTTCTATATGGAAATATATTATACAAGAACAATATTATGAGATCTATCAACATCAGTATATTCATCTATTCCTCAAATATACTAAACTGTACAACAAAGAAATCCACTTTCCTACACTATGCAATATACGTATTACACTCTGTTAACACAAACACATAATCTTCTCTAACTAAAAACATTCAAACTATCTTAAATAGTAATATGAATTCTACAATACATTTGCCATGTTAAATATCAAAacaatattatgaaatatgttCTTACCGAATTGGGCCTTTGTAGTTGTCCACAAATAACAATTTACTTGAACTTTCTGCAACTGATTGTGAGTAGTACTTTACTCCATCACTCTGACTATGAGAATGAAAGTTATCTTTACTTCCAAGATGATATTCTTGGAGAGAAGTTGGAGAACAATGAAATTACTCTACTATTAGCGGTGAGTCACACCTTCTGGGGAAACATATACCTCTTTGGTGGTATAGTCTTGATAATCAGACTCTTGATGAAGATTGTATGAGATAATATATAACATCACTACACACTGCTGTAGTGACACGGGGTTAGCCGGTTATAATCTTCAAGTGTCCATtcttcagaagatgaagaaacaCTTGGGTACTCATCGCTGCTTGAATGATGAGAAAATGAAGGGGACCAAGACTCACGCCGTCGATGATCATAAGAAGATCGAGGGGGTGAACTATGGTTTCCTTCATCTTTCGATCTTACCCGGGAATAAGATGTGCTAGGGTACTCAGTGCTTACTCGAGAATGGACGGGTGAAGGAGAGGGAGTATTCCGCCGATGAGGATCACGAAATGATCTTCGAGGGGAAGACTGCCTGTGGTCTTTACCCTTCCATTCTGAGTAACGAACGGATGAAGGAAAGCGAGCATCCCACCTATTTAAATCGTAAAATGATTCTCGAGGAGGATACTGACTAAAACCGTCATCCTTCCGTTCTTCACATGGTGATCGAGAACGACGAATAGGTGAAGGGGAGCGAGTATCCCATCCTCGCATccttgaatcataaaatgattCTCTCGGGGGATCCCGCCTATAACCTTCACCTCACCGTCTTTCTTCATAAGGTGATGGAGATCTATTTCGGTTTCGATATCTATGTGAATGGGATTCGCGATCATCGCCCCAACGTCGGTTTGGAGATTCGTTACGATTGTAATAATCGTAATCATCCCTGTAGTAGTGTGGGGATTCGTAACGTCTCCCACGACGTGGAGGAGATGGATCGTGTCTTCGGTAATCATAATCATGGTAATCACCTCGGCCTCGCAGTGGAGAGTTGTATTGagtatcataataattataatgatgattactagagattttgttttgaaacagaTTGATAATCTGAGTATAGATAAATCAACTGGGGAAGATCATGTCAGCTGCAAActtttaaagatgacaaaaaatgttatcgCAGAGTTCCTTTGTGATATTATTAACAAATCCCTTACTACTGGAGTTGTTCCTCGTGAATGGAAAAAGGCTCGGGTAGTACCAATATTTAAATCTGGTGATATGTCTTCGTTGAATAATTACCGCCCAATTTTATATTACCAATCGTTAGTAAAATTTTAGAAAGTGCTGTTCACCAACAGCTAAGTGAATTCTTGGACGTGAATGATTTATTACACCCAAATCAATCTGGTTTTCGGCCTATGCATTCAACAACTACTGCCCTTGCAAAACTTGTAAATCAGTGGTCGTTAAACATTGATAACAATTTAATTTCTGGAGTTGCGTTCATAGATCTTCGGAAGGCCTTTGATACCGTGGACCATGAGctgcttttaaagaaattaactTGCATTGGTTGTAGTAAGAGGACTATCACttggttcaaatcatatttatttgatcGACAACAAGTGACACAATTCAAAGGAGCCAAATCGCACCCTTCAATCGTCAAATTAGGCGTGCCACAAGGGTCAATTCTAggtccccttttattttcaatatatgttaATAGTTTACCTGAATGTATTCATGAAGGTATTATAGATATGTACGCTGACGACACGACACTTACCGTCAGTGCGAACGATGCGACAGTTTTGGAAGAAATATTAACCGTTGCATTAAACAAGGTCATGGCAAGAATTAAAGATAATCAGCTCGTCCTCAACACTGAAAAAacttgtgtcatgataataggtTCTCGTGCTAATCTCAGGAAAATAGATTCTTTCACGATTTCGTTAAACGGTGATTTGATAGATAGAGTTCAATTCACCAAATGCTTAGGAGTTTTGATAGATGAAGAACTGAAATGgttaaaacaaattgaaaatgtatgtaaacttacTCAGAAAAGCATTGGCATAATAAAGAGAGCGAAAAGTTATTTGCCTATGCAGTCcttaaagttgctttataacaGTTTAGTGTTGCCAAGATTTGATTACTGTTCTGCTGTATGGTCGAATAGATTTCAATCCCATACAATTAAGCTGCAAAAAATTCAGAAGAGGGCTGCAAGAATTATATTGAACAAGACATACGACACACCGTCGGCTGATTTGTTCACAAGTCTTAAATGGATGACACTAGACAAACGATTTGAGCTCAGTCGCGTTTTGATGATATTCAAATGTGTTCATAATTTAGCACCTTCTTACCTTCAGGTAAACTTAACCAatccaaatgatgtacatgaacatcataccagacagagagacagtggatatttacgcgtgcccaagtttcgcactgattgttataagtgtagtccaatcgtatcttcaatatttgaatggaataagcttgataattcaattagaacagctccttctgtcatttcatttaataataataataatataggttatttataaataacttgcggaacatccactgttgtgcttattttgtgttagcatgacctt is a window of Lytechinus pictus isolate F3 Inbred unplaced genomic scaffold, Lp3.0 scaffold_56, whole genome shotgun sequence DNA encoding:
- the LOC135158562 gene encoding uncharacterized protein LOC135158562, whose protein sequence is MGCGQSSNHLGKDCKQRRECKRCKGNHLTCLHRQKIEKSSASSNCTNICDLPDQDGKDHCMIVPVWVRQADDPSREFLEYAILDDQSNVGFVSSGLCDRMGVKGPETDLLLTIMHESARISCQKISGLEVLDFQKSTVVQLPSCYTRQEVPAKRSQIPKAEVLRKWRHLAPIADELMPYNPSIKVSLLIGNNCPRAIRPREVLAGAEDDPYAMKTSLGWGVVGRVCQSSQSDDAVCHRIQTSEGYPHLVHSSQAKEVFAPESVLKILERDFQMTSPKGAPLSVKETRFMTILENGIRKRSDGHYQMPLPLKSDQVTFPDNKILAVKRWRQLSARFRKNQKFLDDYKTFMDDVITNYAERVPDDCLKVRDGRVNYIPHTGVYHPHKPDKIRVVFDCSAKFEGVSLNDHLLQGPDLMNGLLGVLCRFRKEEVAFMADVKGMFLQFYVNEEDRNLLRFLWYEGGDETKEAIEYRMKVHLFGAASSPGCSNFGLRRAATDGEEEFGSSAAEFIRRDFYVDDGLSSRPTAEEAVQLLKNSQAICAKSGLKLHKIVSNSREVLKSFPADERAKSLQDLDLDVDKLVLERVLGVSWNIEIDTFNFRVQVKANSFSRRGVLSSISSIYDPSGFLGPVVLKGKRILQAMCKQNMDWDESMTDEQRSEWEKWLLDLQHLGDLQLKRCYKPSRFGKVKQVEVHHFSDASQDGYGQCSYLRLINEDDKVHCSFVIGKARVTPLRPITIPRLELTAATLSAKSSTFLKSELEYDSVKEFFWTDSKVVLGYIKNEARRFHIFVANRVQTIREQTDPDAWYYVDTKENPADGASRGISAKELTSSHCWFRGPDFLWNDGLFAPPGDDPCTVDDHDPEVKHASVLRTEATTKVSTGQFESNRLNCFSSWHFAKKAVARCIQLKTSLKKRANQHTRTRSRSVEATIPKVVTVSELQEAEKVIIRGLQQENFPQELQILKELDKTGEMSRHEVPTRNAALKKTSALFRLDPFLDDDGVIRVGGRIHRANLSSNIRHPVIIPRKSHVTTLLIRDAHHRTQHSGRGITHNELRQRGYWVIGGVSAVSQCISSCVTCRRLRGQPLQQKMADLPEERVEPSPPFSYCAVDYFGPFLIKERRSEVKRYGVLFTCLSSRSVHLETANSLSSSAFINALRRFMNRRGAVRHLRSDQGTAFVGARNELKEALSEMDQGKVQEYLLENGCDWIPFKMNVPHASHMGGVWERQIQSVRRALEPLLKSSGSQLDDEAFRTFMTEAEAIINSRPLTTTNLSDSEAPEPLTPHHILTAKPKVILPPPGVFQREDVYSRT